In the Populus trichocarpa isolate Nisqually-1 chromosome 1, P.trichocarpa_v4.1, whole genome shotgun sequence genome, one interval contains:
- the LOC7453899 gene encoding uncharacterized protein LOC7453899 has protein sequence MKHYYYHGSRRRRVTVHSLLIVIAIFTGLGLLILTLKSVDPPEPTRFLPNIKEESSSSSSVGPVIARNIGGGGGAKSCATVEEMGENLKGDRVWKESLRVRNIIADHFDSNGVSRVRDLPAEQFCRHGFVLAKASEAGLGNEMYKILTAAALSVMLNRSLIIGQTRGKYPFGDYISYSNHSFTMQEVKHLWRRNGCVKNYQRHLVMRIDDFGKPTKTNVLCSNWRKWDQPIIWFQNTTDAVASQFFLKNVHPEMRNVASKLFGQPEQLQARPNVFGELMRILISPSENVEEVVNWVLHDGVDPDISLHMRMLMNRSVRAPQAALNCIRRALRKLHQISRPRVVLVTDTPSFVKSILPNISEFAEVLHFDYKHFQGNISRAVNTSRSLEFRVKDWGPAPRWVAFVDFFLASRAKHAVVSGAHRRVGTTYAQLIAALAAANHLGENSNGSSFSFLSSFQSNLLADGLRLQVGWGHVWNRFAGPLSCENQSNQCAHTPLLPPAWWDGLWQSPIPRDIRRLEAFGIKLSGFGTIDEKYLQSFCSSKKNTVNTALIL, from the exons atgaaGCATTATTACTATCATGGATCAAGGAGGAGAAGAGTGACCGTACACTCTCTTCTCATCGTAATCGCCATTTTCACTGGATTAGGCTTGCTAATTCTCACTCTGAAATCCGTTGATCCACCTGAACCTACTCGCTTTCTCCCAAATATCAAAGAAGAATCGAGCTCGAGCTCCTCCGTGGGACCGGTGATTGCGAGAAAtattggaggaggaggaggagcgaAATCGTGCGCTACTGTTGAAGAAATGGGCGAGAACCTCAAAGGAGACCGTGTCTGGAAAGAGAGTCTAAGAGTCAGAAACATTATCGCCGACCACTTCGACTCAAACG GGGTTTCAAGAGTGCGAGATCTTCCAGCAGAGCAGTTTTGCAGACACGGTTTTGTGTTGGCGAAAGCATCGGAGGCAGGTTTAGGGAATGAAATGTACAAGATCTTGACTGCTGCAGCATTGAGCGTAATGCTGAATCGTTCGCTGATCATTGGACAAACCAG GGGTAAGTATCCTTTTGGGGATTATATTTCGTATTCAAATCATTCCTTTACGATGCAAGAAGTTAAGCATCTGTGGAGAAGAAATGGTTGCGTAAAGAATTATCAAAGGCATTTGGTTATGAGGATTGATGATTTTGGGAAGCCAACGAAAACCAATGTGCTTTGTAGCAATTGGAGGAAATGGGACCAACCTATCATATG GTTTCAGAACACAACTGATGCTGTGGCCAGTCAATTTTTCTTGAAGAATGTACACCCTGAGATGAGGAATGTTGCTTCTAAATTGTTTGGACAGCCTGAACAACTCCAGGCGCGCCCAAATGTTTTTGGGGAGCTGATGAGAATTCTGATATCGCCTTCAGAAAATGTTGAGGAAGTGGTCAATTGGGTTCTTCATGATGGGGTGGATCCTGATATTTCTTTGCACATGCGGATGCTTATGAACAG GTCTGTGAGAGCTCCACAGGCAGCATTGAACTGCATCAGGAGAGCTCTGCGCAAGCTACACCAGATTTCAAGACCTAGAGTGGTTTTAGTAACAGATACCCCCTCTTTTGTAAAAAGCATTCTTCCAAACATAAGTGAATTTGCAGAG GTTCTCCATTTTGATTATAAGCATTTCCAAGGAAATATCTCCCGCGCTGTTAATACATCCCGTAGTTTAGAATTTAGGGTAAAGGATTGGGGCCCTGCACCCAGATGGGTTGCATTTGTGGACTTCTTCCTTGCTTCACGTGCGAAACATGCTGTTGTTTCTGGGGCTCACAGGCGTGTTGGGACTACATATGCCCAGTTAATTGCAGCACTGGCCGCAGCCAACCACCTTG GAGAAAACTCTAATGGTTCCAGTTTTTCGTTCTTAAGCAGCTTCCAAAGTAATTTGCTAGCAGATGGTTTAAGGTTACAGGTTGGCTGGGGACATGTTTGGAACAGGTTTGCTGGTCCATTGAGTTGCGAAAACCAGTCCAACCAATGTGCTCACACGCCACTTCTCCCTCCAGCTTGGTGGGATGGTCTTTGGCAATCTCCTATTCCACGTGATATCCGTAGGCTAGAAGCTTTCGGTATCAAACTATCTGGTTTTGGCacaattgatgaaaaatatctTCAGTCATTTTGCAGTTCAAAGAAAAATACGGTGAACACTGCATTAATTTTGTAA